One window of Brachybacterium ginsengisoli genomic DNA carries:
- a CDS encoding trypsin-like serine peptidase has product MRTPLLARSTRTLGGVALAAVLTLGGAGLASADGPDTDRAAVPASSQASAHGYWTSERMEEAQPADELVPGEGDASPDVEVGSPLTVPGQNAANPDAKGKPEGKGKPAPQPAAGAKDTVGKVFFTQGGVDYVCSGNAVASGNGSTVATAGHCVNDAGTWATNWVFVPGYDHGSAPYGTWAATDLVSTDQWVQQEDISYDVAFAKVVPESGSGTLEGTVGTTGIAFNQARGQHYTSYGYPAASPFDGQSLESCSGTASDDTLGGTLSQGIPCNMTGGSSGGPWFLDNGAQNSVNSFGYNTQKDVMYGPYYGADAQDAYSEAAAL; this is encoded by the coding sequence CAGCACCCGGACCCTGGGAGGCGTCGCGCTGGCCGCGGTCCTCACCCTGGGCGGTGCAGGCCTCGCCTCCGCCGACGGCCCGGACACCGACCGCGCCGCGGTCCCCGCGTCCTCGCAGGCATCGGCCCACGGCTACTGGACCTCGGAGCGCATGGAGGAGGCGCAGCCGGCCGACGAGCTCGTCCCGGGCGAAGGTGACGCGAGTCCGGATGTCGAGGTCGGAAGCCCGCTGACCGTCCCGGGTCAGAACGCCGCGAACCCGGACGCCAAGGGGAAGCCGGAGGGCAAGGGCAAGCCCGCTCCGCAGCCTGCGGCGGGCGCCAAGGACACCGTGGGCAAGGTCTTCTTCACCCAGGGCGGCGTGGACTACGTCTGCTCCGGCAATGCCGTCGCCTCCGGCAACGGCTCCACCGTGGCCACCGCCGGCCATTGCGTGAACGACGCCGGCACCTGGGCCACCAACTGGGTGTTCGTCCCCGGCTACGACCACGGCTCCGCTCCGTACGGCACCTGGGCGGCGACCGATCTGGTCTCCACCGACCAGTGGGTGCAGCAGGAGGACATCAGCTACGACGTGGCCTTCGCGAAGGTCGTCCCCGAGAGCGGCAGCGGCACGCTGGAGGGCACGGTCGGCACCACGGGCATCGCCTTCAACCAGGCGCGCGGCCAGCACTACACCTCCTACGGCTACCCGGCCGCCTCGCCCTTCGACGGCCAGTCCCTCGAGTCCTGCTCGGGCACCGCGAGCGATGACACGCTGGGCGGGACCCTCTCCCAAGGCATCCCCTGCAACATGACCGGTGGCTCCTCCGGTGGCCCCTGGTTCCTGGACAACGGAGCCCAGAACTCGGTGAACAGCTTCGGCTACAACACCCAGAAGGACGTCATGTACGGCCCCTACTACGGCGCTGATGCGCAGGACGCCTACTCGGAGGCCGCCGCTCTCTGA
- a CDS encoding 3-methyladenine DNA glycosylase encodes MTGQPTTMLSVAGATAARRAHEERADALTAAHRERRARGEKHAVEDFLFTYYPFSAARLRRWHPGWAVSYDAAADIGADGTSLIVDVDEAGHRSWYVDSAGRPALRRADVARYLSERGDALGFMTRLLSASSLSRRRPEFGCFGLHEWAMVHRVPEGGQRHEDLPLRLTAAETDAVVERENLVCSHLDAFRFFTPSAAPRNAFEPTRATQVENDNPACLHVGMDLYKWAMKLTPLMPSSLVLDCFEHARDTRVLDMEASPYDVRGLGYGVVAIETPAGKAEYVRRQRALAQRADALRERMLAVLSGLHPATW; translated from the coding sequence ATGACCGGACAGCCCACCACGATGCTCTCGGTGGCCGGGGCGACGGCCGCCCGTCGCGCCCACGAGGAGCGCGCCGACGCGCTCACCGCCGCGCATCGCGAGCGCAGGGCCCGCGGCGAGAAGCACGCGGTGGAGGACTTCCTGTTCACCTACTACCCCTTCTCCGCGGCGAGGCTGCGGCGCTGGCATCCGGGCTGGGCGGTCTCGTATGACGCGGCCGCGGACATCGGAGCGGACGGCACGAGCCTGATCGTCGACGTGGACGAGGCGGGACATCGTTCCTGGTACGTCGACTCGGCAGGGAGACCGGCACTGCGCAGGGCCGACGTCGCGCGGTACCTCTCGGAGCGCGGAGACGCCCTGGGCTTCATGACGCGGCTGCTCTCCGCCTCGTCGCTGTCCCGCCGCAGGCCCGAGTTCGGCTGCTTCGGGCTCCACGAATGGGCGATGGTGCACCGGGTCCCCGAGGGCGGTCAGCGCCACGAGGACCTGCCCCTCCGGCTCACGGCGGCCGAGACCGACGCCGTCGTGGAGCGCGAGAACCTGGTGTGCTCCCACCTCGACGCCTTCCGCTTCTTCACCCCGTCGGCCGCACCGCGAAACGCCTTCGAGCCCACCCGCGCGACGCAGGTCGAGAACGACAACCCGGCGTGCCTCCATGTGGGGATGGACCTCTACAAGTGGGCCATGAAGCTCACCCCGCTGATGCCCTCGTCCCTCGTGCTGGACTGCTTCGAGCACGCCCGGGACACCCGGGTGCTCGACATGGAGGCGAGCCCGTACGACGTCCGGGGCCTGGGCTACGGGGTCGTGGCGATCGAGACGCCCGCCGGGAAGGCGGAGTACGTGCGGCGCCAGCGAGCGCTGGCCCAGCGGGCCGATGCGCTGCGCGAGCGGATGCTCGCCGTCCTCAGCGGACTGCATCCTGCTACGTGGTGA
- a CDS encoding DUF2199 domain-containing protein — protein sequence MEMTGIDFDCVGCGRRHEGTDGTEHRPWPLIEFEGPEAYLRMSPWERLFRSRSTEELCLIDNGRSVDCYLSGFLSLPVRGEQALLVLQPWVRVDERDYLDLVEHWEQPAHRGEYCGTLASRLPGHPDSLSVPVRVTAPGGLPPIIVPETGSDHPLVTEAREGVSRQEAELRLRSMMLEDPRR from the coding sequence ATGGAGATGACCGGGATCGACTTCGACTGCGTCGGCTGCGGCCGCCGCCACGAGGGGACCGACGGCACCGAGCACAGACCCTGGCCGCTGATCGAGTTCGAGGGCCCGGAGGCCTATCTGAGGATGTCGCCCTGGGAGCGTCTGTTCCGCAGCCGTTCCACCGAGGAGCTGTGCCTCATCGACAACGGCCGCTCGGTGGACTGCTACTTGAGCGGCTTCCTGTCGCTGCCGGTCCGGGGCGAGCAGGCGCTGCTCGTGCTCCAGCCATGGGTCAGGGTTGACGAGAGGGACTATCTGGACCTCGTCGAGCACTGGGAGCAGCCCGCGCACCGCGGGGAGTACTGCGGCACGCTCGCCAGCCGGCTCCCCGGGCACCCCGACTCGCTGTCGGTGCCGGTGCGGGTGACCGCTCCGGGTGGGCTGCCTCCGATCATCGTTCCGGAGACGGGCTCCGACCACCCGCTGGTGACGGAGGCGAGGGAGGGCGTCAGCCGCCAGGAGGCGGAGCTGCGCCTGCGCTCGATGATGCTGGAGGACCCGAGGCGCTGA
- a CDS encoding LLM class flavin-dependent oxidoreductase, which yields MTLDPQSLTFGLDTFGDVTVDGAGKAVPASQVLRDVVAQGELADQVGIDHFSIGEHHRPDFAVSAPDVVLAALASRTERITLGTAVIVLSSDDPLRVVERFSTLDALSEGRAELTVGRGSFTESFPLFGFALQDYEELFEEKLDLLATAITGEPITWTGATRPPLKDQSLFPPLERALPTWVAVGGSPNSVVRAARHGLPLMLAIIGGPAQRFAPYVQLFHEATQKLGNPRLPVGVHSPGHIAADDTTARDQLAPHWIHNRTEIGRERGWGPAGVAEFDGEVQHGALYVGSPETVARKIAATMRALDVNRFDLKYASGPMPHEQLMESIRLYGTEVIPRVRELLSEPGGPASAAGSAFDED from the coding sequence ATGACCCTCGACCCGCAGTCCCTCACCTTCGGCCTCGACACCTTCGGCGACGTGACCGTCGATGGCGCCGGGAAGGCCGTCCCCGCCTCCCAGGTGCTGCGGGACGTGGTGGCTCAGGGCGAGCTCGCCGACCAGGTGGGCATCGACCACTTCTCCATCGGCGAGCACCACCGACCCGACTTCGCCGTCAGCGCGCCGGACGTCGTGCTCGCGGCGCTCGCCTCGCGCACCGAGCGGATCACCCTGGGGACCGCGGTGATCGTGCTCAGCTCCGACGACCCGCTGCGCGTCGTCGAGCGCTTCTCGACACTGGATGCGCTCTCGGAGGGCCGCGCCGAGCTGACCGTCGGGCGCGGGTCCTTCACCGAGTCCTTCCCGCTGTTCGGCTTCGCCCTGCAGGACTATGAGGAGCTCTTCGAGGAGAAGCTGGATCTGCTCGCCACAGCGATCACCGGGGAGCCGATCACCTGGACCGGCGCGACCCGGCCCCCGCTGAAGGACCAGTCCCTCTTCCCGCCGCTCGAGCGGGCGCTGCCCACCTGGGTCGCCGTGGGTGGGAGCCCGAACTCGGTGGTACGGGCCGCCCGTCACGGCCTGCCGCTGATGCTCGCGATCATCGGCGGTCCGGCGCAGCGCTTCGCGCCCTACGTGCAGCTCTTCCACGAGGCCACTCAGAAGCTCGGCAATCCTCGCCTGCCCGTCGGCGTGCACTCCCCCGGCCACATCGCCGCCGATGACACGACGGCCCGCGACCAGCTGGCCCCGCACTGGATCCACAACCGCACGGAGATCGGTCGCGAGCGCGGCTGGGGCCCCGCCGGCGTCGCCGAGTTCGACGGCGAGGTGCAGCACGGCGCTCTGTACGTCGGCTCGCCGGAGACGGTGGCGCGCAAGATCGCCGCGACGATGCGCGCCCTGGACGTGAACCGCTTCGACCTGAAGTACGCCAGCGGCCCCATGCCGCACGAGCAGCTCATGGAGTCGATCAGGCTCTACGGGACCGAGGTCATCCCGCGCGTGCGCGAGCTGCTGTCGGAGCCGGGCGGGCCGGCGTCCGCAGCCGGTTCCGCCTTCGACGAGGACTGA
- a CDS encoding WXG100 family type VII secretion target, with the protein MTRATAARDTRARGAAMTFLGADTDQVRDHGERIRSGGRRLEELIQAVDGTVRSVEWIGADADAFLQLWESQVRNRGAEACERLEQRAVLLEEEADGQDTCSDDGSSGGSGERGGGGGRTPWDVFGEWLEDYEPKESDGFFGDLLGGPESGMLGNIAWNSLGAGVDVTSMIPGIGLPGTIAGLAMDIPSIGIGMYDMAQSFQDGELFGTMDGAVTAGINTLDTAAGILSVIPYTAPVGEVAGIFTSGADALWSGATVAAQLDAINGGDHGGSTSRFLLEQAGVDTGALDYADDLFGRGSEAVRDAVPIIDPMIDSSQLAVESIIPQGAQQMIEGGATVVNDALDSVLPW; encoded by the coding sequence ATGACGCGCGCCACGGCGGCGCGCGACACGAGGGCGAGGGGGGCGGCGATGACATTTCTCGGGGCGGACACGGACCAGGTGCGCGACCACGGCGAGCGGATCCGAAGCGGAGGTCGACGGCTCGAGGAGCTGATCCAGGCGGTGGACGGGACGGTCCGCTCCGTCGAGTGGATCGGCGCCGATGCGGACGCTTTTCTCCAGCTGTGGGAATCGCAGGTCCGCAACCGAGGTGCAGAGGCCTGTGAACGCCTCGAGCAGCGCGCCGTTCTTCTCGAGGAGGAGGCGGACGGCCAGGACACCTGCAGCGACGATGGATCGAGCGGGGGCTCGGGAGAACGCGGAGGCGGGGGTGGTCGAACTCCCTGGGATGTCTTCGGGGAGTGGCTGGAGGACTACGAACCGAAGGAGAGCGACGGATTCTTCGGCGACCTTCTCGGCGGACCGGAATCCGGGATGCTGGGCAACATCGCCTGGAACTCTCTCGGGGCCGGGGTCGACGTGACGAGCATGATCCCTGGTATCGGACTTCCCGGGACGATCGCCGGTCTCGCGATGGACATCCCGTCGATCGGCATCGGGATGTACGACATGGCTCAGAGCTTCCAGGACGGGGAGCTGTTCGGCACGATGGACGGTGCGGTCACCGCCGGCATCAACACGCTCGACACGGCAGCCGGGATTCTCAGCGTCATCCCGTACACCGCACCAGTCGGCGAGGTGGCCGGGATCTTCACCTCGGGAGCGGATGCGCTCTGGTCCGGCGCGACCGTGGCGGCGCAGCTCGACGCGATCAACGGCGGCGACCACGGTGGATCCACCTCACGTTTCCTCCTCGAGCAGGCTGGTGTCGACACAGGTGCGCTGGACTACGCAGACGACCTGTTCGGACGGGGCTCCGAGGCGGTGCGTGACGCGGTGCCGATCATCGACCCGATGATCGACAGCTCGCAGCTGGCGGTGGAGTCGATCATCCCTCAGGGAGCGCAGCAGATGATCGAGGGCGGCGCCACTGTCGTCAACGATGCTCTGGACTCCGTGCTCCCATGGTGA
- a CDS encoding PH domain-containing protein, which translates to MTPAAPPAQILYTARPALWARILLIAVGVGIVLMVGPGAVALLVAEGGPSPWGWAALGLSLPFLLVVVVLVVLAQRPRFTVTTSGIEIRTPLRTRRLPWQDIALIEVDEGWIHQGQTMVVLRDGRRIGAPITAARSAMRRGERTSDHGPGLRGAARPTRAAIDAHRRWLSGDLGPR; encoded by the coding sequence ATGACGCCTGCCGCACCTCCCGCCCAGATCCTCTACACGGCCCGGCCCGCTCTCTGGGCCCGGATTCTGCTGATCGCCGTCGGCGTCGGGATCGTGCTCATGGTGGGGCCCGGAGCCGTGGCTCTGCTGGTCGCCGAGGGAGGCCCGTCACCATGGGGGTGGGCGGCCCTGGGTCTGTCGCTGCCCTTCCTGCTCGTCGTCGTCGTGCTCGTGGTCCTCGCACAGCGTCCTCGGTTCACCGTCACCACCTCGGGCATCGAGATCCGCACGCCGCTGCGCACACGCCGTCTCCCCTGGCAGGACATCGCTCTCATCGAGGTCGATGAGGGATGGATCCACCAGGGGCAGACGATGGTCGTGCTCCGCGACGGCCGACGGATCGGTGCCCCGATCACAGCGGCCCGCTCGGCGATGCGGCGCGGCGAGCGCACCTCGGACCATGGCCCAGGACTCCGTGGCGCGGCGCGGCCCACCCGCGCCGCGATCGACGCCCACCGCCGATGGCTGAGCGGAGATCTCGGCCCACGATGA
- a CDS encoding fumarylacetoacetate hydrolase family protein, with product MRIARFTTGDDPMYGIVQEKDGRDMVYGITGDPLYTEIRPTGTIVPLEDVRLLAPVIPRSKVVCVGRNYAAHAAELGNEVPDQALFFLKPNTAVVGPGDPVVMPGYSEEVSLEAELAVVIKRMAKDLAPEQVADHVLGYTCANDLTARDAQREESQWFRAKAFDTSCPIGPWIETDLDVAGLSISSSVDGETAQEGSTADMIRSVADLVAEISAVVTLLPGDLVLTGTPAGVRTVPAGATVDITIEGIGTLSNPIVRR from the coding sequence ATGCGCATCGCCAGATTCACCACCGGTGACGACCCCATGTACGGCATCGTCCAGGAGAAGGACGGCCGGGACATGGTCTACGGAATCACCGGGGACCCCCTGTACACGGAGATCCGTCCCACCGGCACGATCGTGCCCCTGGAGGACGTCCGCCTGCTCGCCCCCGTCATCCCGCGCTCGAAGGTGGTGTGCGTGGGCCGGAACTACGCCGCTCACGCCGCCGAGCTCGGCAACGAGGTGCCCGATCAGGCGCTGTTCTTCCTCAAGCCCAACACCGCCGTCGTCGGCCCCGGCGACCCCGTGGTGATGCCGGGCTACTCCGAGGAGGTCAGCCTCGAGGCCGAGCTCGCCGTGGTCATCAAGCGGATGGCCAAGGATCTCGCCCCGGAGCAGGTCGCGGACCACGTGCTCGGCTACACCTGCGCCAACGACCTCACCGCGCGGGACGCCCAGCGCGAGGAGAGCCAGTGGTTCCGCGCCAAGGCCTTCGACACCTCGTGCCCGATCGGCCCCTGGATCGAGACGGATCTGGATGTCGCCGGCCTCTCGATCTCCAGCTCGGTCGACGGCGAGACGGCCCAGGAGGGCAGCACGGCGGACATGATCCGCTCCGTCGCCGACCTCGTCGCCGAGATCTCCGCCGTCGTCACGCTGCTGCCCGGCGATCTCGTGCTCACCGGCACGCCCGCCGGAGTCCGCACCGTCCCCGCCGGCGCCACCGTCGACATCACCATCGAGGGCATCGGCACCCTGTCCAATCCGATCGTGCGCCGCTGA
- the gltX gene encoding glutamate--tRNA ligase: protein MTTAPAPSTTTTDEVRVRFCPSPTGTPHVGMVRTALFNWAHARHHGGKLVFRIEDTDAARDSEESYHQLLDAMRWLGIDWDEGVERGGPDGPYRQSERSDIYQDVIEKLKASGHIYESFSTAEEIVERHKAAGRDPQLGYDGHDRDLTDEQKAALRAEGREPTWRLRMPDEDITFTDMVRGEITFKAGTTPDFVVVRANGKPLYTLVNPIDDALMRITHVLRGEDILSSTPRQIALYRALIEIGVAERVPEFGHLPYVMGEGNKKLSKRDPQADLFLYREQGFVPEGMVNYLALLGWGFSADEDIFSREQLIERFDASDVNPNPARVDLKKATAINADHIRLLPEAELAERLLPYLQSGGVLGEEISEEQRALVAAATPLVQTRMNLLGEAPDLMGFLFVADEDLEVQEDALKKLGDDPAAVLERAITEIEALPEGSFAAPALEEALRAAIIDEMGIKPRLAFGPLRSALSGRRISPPLFESMELLGRESTIVRLRSLRDRLSAEA from the coding sequence GTGACCACCGCCCCCGCCCCGAGCACCACCACGACCGACGAGGTCCGGGTCAGGTTCTGCCCGAGCCCCACCGGCACCCCGCACGTCGGCATGGTGCGCACCGCCCTGTTCAACTGGGCGCACGCCCGTCATCACGGCGGCAAGCTCGTCTTCCGCATCGAGGACACCGACGCCGCGCGCGACAGCGAGGAGTCCTACCACCAGCTGCTCGATGCGATGCGCTGGCTCGGCATCGACTGGGACGAGGGCGTCGAGAGGGGCGGGCCCGACGGCCCGTACCGTCAGTCCGAGCGCTCGGACATCTACCAGGACGTCATCGAGAAGCTGAAGGCCTCCGGCCACATCTACGAGTCCTTCTCCACCGCCGAGGAGATCGTCGAGCGCCACAAGGCCGCGGGGCGCGACCCGCAGCTCGGCTACGACGGCCACGACCGAGACCTCACCGACGAGCAGAAGGCGGCCCTGCGCGCCGAGGGCCGCGAGCCCACCTGGCGCCTGCGCATGCCCGACGAGGACATCACCTTCACCGACATGGTGCGCGGCGAGATCACCTTCAAGGCCGGCACCACCCCGGACTTCGTGGTGGTGCGCGCCAACGGGAAGCCGTTGTACACGCTGGTGAACCCGATCGACGATGCGCTCATGCGGATCACCCACGTGCTGCGCGGCGAGGACATCCTGTCCTCCACGCCGCGGCAGATCGCGCTGTACCGCGCCCTGATCGAGATCGGCGTCGCCGAGCGCGTGCCCGAGTTCGGGCACCTGCCCTACGTGATGGGAGAGGGCAACAAGAAGCTCTCCAAGCGTGATCCCCAGGCGGACCTCTTCCTCTACCGGGAGCAGGGCTTCGTCCCCGAGGGCATGGTCAACTACCTGGCCCTGCTCGGCTGGGGCTTCAGCGCCGACGAGGACATCTTCAGCCGCGAGCAGCTCATCGAGCGCTTCGACGCCTCGGACGTCAACCCGAACCCGGCGCGCGTGGACCTCAAGAAGGCCACCGCGATCAACGCCGACCACATCCGTCTGCTGCCCGAGGCGGAGCTCGCCGAGCGCCTGCTGCCCTACCTCCAGTCCGGCGGGGTGCTCGGGGAGGAGATCAGCGAGGAGCAGCGAGCCCTTGTCGCCGCCGCCACCCCGCTGGTCCAGACCCGCATGAACCTGCTGGGGGAGGCCCCCGACCTCATGGGCTTCCTGTTCGTGGCCGACGAGGACCTGGAGGTCCAGGAGGACGCGCTGAAGAAGCTGGGCGACGACCCGGCCGCGGTGCTCGAGCGTGCGATCACGGAGATCGAGGCGCTGCCCGAGGGCTCCTTCGCCGCTCCCGCGCTCGAGGAGGCGCTCCGCGCCGCGATCATCGACGAGATGGGCATCAAGCCGCGCCTGGCCTTCGGGCCGCTGCGCAGCGCGCTCTCGGGGCGTCGGATCTCCCCTCCGCTGTTCGAGTCGATGGAGCTGCTCGGCAGGGAGTCGACCATCGTGCGGCTGCGCTCCCTGAGGGACCGGCTCTCCGCCGAGGCCTGA